In Sulfitobacter sp. W027, a single window of DNA contains:
- a CDS encoding surface lipoprotein assembly modifier — MMHKLALAAALSQSFAGLGAAQTTLEPEAARLTAAQLLARGHAQAAADITDVLVLRDPKDSTSLILNAHARRTLGDNTRARQAARQGWQTAERPVERFGAAMAMAQALSSDGAKTRAQFWLRRAAHVAPDAPTRARAIRDYRYVSTTNPWSVNLSFSINPSDNVNGAPSDNTFVLGGLIFTNPAAIPISGVVLRQNTALRYNFGTTQTERNFVSLNWTESHTVFTDDDVPAGVNASDFAFRRVQAQIGRDFNTGPEAPRQTLSLSFGRLWSANDPLADEVKVDWRQTYVRPEQRLFSWNAELGYSHRKDSDLRSGVTASLGSYWARPTASGGRLSWNATLGRTDTDSRALTHTALTLGMQYTFAKPVLGATAQVALSAQAKQYDDPLYGPDPRADLGAVASTSLVFTDFDTYGFAPKLTLEARKTNSNVTRFETENFGLNMGFQSLF; from the coding sequence ATGATGCACAAGCTGGCCCTCGCCGCTGCGCTAAGCCAAAGTTTCGCAGGCCTTGGCGCGGCTCAAACCACGCTTGAACCTGAGGCCGCGCGGCTTACTGCAGCGCAGCTTTTGGCGCGCGGTCATGCACAGGCCGCCGCAGATATCACCGATGTGCTGGTACTGCGTGATCCCAAAGACAGCACCAGTCTGATCCTGAATGCCCATGCCCGACGTACCCTGGGTGACAACACCCGCGCCCGCCAAGCTGCACGGCAAGGATGGCAGACTGCCGAGAGGCCGGTAGAGCGCTTTGGCGCGGCGATGGCCATGGCGCAGGCACTGTCGTCAGACGGGGCCAAGACAAGAGCCCAGTTCTGGCTGCGCCGGGCCGCTCATGTGGCCCCCGATGCGCCTACACGCGCCCGCGCCATCCGGGATTACCGCTATGTCAGCACCACCAACCCATGGTCGGTGAACCTGTCTTTCAGCATTAATCCCAGCGACAATGTCAACGGAGCGCCCAGCGACAACACCTTTGTGCTGGGCGGTTTGATCTTTACCAACCCCGCTGCCATCCCGATCTCAGGCGTTGTACTGCGTCAAAATACGGCGCTGCGCTATAACTTTGGCACCACTCAGACCGAGCGGAATTTCGTCTCCTTGAATTGGACCGAAAGCCACACTGTCTTTACCGATGATGACGTGCCCGCAGGGGTTAACGCCTCGGACTTCGCCTTTCGCCGGGTACAGGCCCAGATCGGGCGGGACTTCAACACCGGACCAGAGGCGCCGCGTCAAACCTTGTCGCTGAGCTTTGGCAGGCTTTGGTCTGCCAATGACCCGTTGGCCGATGAGGTTAAGGTCGACTGGCGCCAAACATACGTCCGGCCTGAGCAGCGTCTGTTTTCGTGGAACGCAGAGCTTGGCTATTCCCACCGCAAAGACAGCGATTTGCGCTCGGGGGTGACGGCCTCTCTGGGCAGCTATTGGGCCCGTCCCACCGCAAGCGGCGGGCGGTTATCGTGGAACGCCACACTTGGGCGGACCGATACGGATAGTCGGGCCTTGACACATACGGCCCTCACATTGGGCATGCAATATACCTTTGCAAAGCCCGTCCTCGGTGCCACGGCTCAAGTTGCGCTGAGTGCGCAGGCCAAACAATATGACGATCCGCTCTATGGCCCCGACCCGCGTGCTGATCTAGGTGCCGTTGCTTCGACCTCGCTGGTCTTTACGGACTTTGACACCTACGGTTTCGCCCCTAAACTCACCCTTGAAGCGCGGAAGACAAATTCCAACGTCACCCGCTTCGAGACAGAGAATTTCGGCCTGAACATGGGGTTTCAATCCCTGTTCTGA
- a CDS encoding ArsC/Spx/MgsR family protein, protein MLIYGLKNCDSCRKAMKALPEAQLVDVRGAGVPDAVLTQAYERFGSALLNTRSTTWRGLDDAARAQEPLALIQAHPAVMKRPLIEVDGVLFLGWNKEIEGDVNAML, encoded by the coding sequence ATGCTGATTTACGGGCTGAAAAACTGCGACAGCTGCCGCAAGGCCATGAAGGCGCTGCCGGAGGCGCAGTTGGTCGATGTGCGCGGGGCGGGTGTGCCGGACGCTGTGCTGACGCAGGCATATGAGCGCTTCGGATCGGCCTTGCTCAACACGCGCTCAACGACTTGGCGGGGGCTGGATGACGCGGCGCGCGCACAAGAGCCGCTTGCTTTGATCCAGGCGCATCCCGCCGTAATGAAGCGGCCCTTAATTGAGGTCGATGGAGTGCTATTTCTAGGTTGGAACAAAGAGATAGAAGGCGACGTTAATGCGATGCTTTAA
- a CDS encoding MATE family efflux transporter, translating to MTKVMTNRNHVRAILTLGLPLIGGHLAQMAIGVTDTVMLGWYSVEALAAVVLGSTYFFVLFIFGSGFAMAVMPLVAAYDAEDDEIGLRRATRMGLWLSVGFALIALPAMIWSPAVLDLLGQGPNLADTAGDYLKVAGWGIVPALLVMVLKSYLAALERTQVVLWITLLAAGVNALANYALIFGNWGAPELGVMGAAVASVTTQFVSLIGVVIYVLIALPQHSLFVRLWRVDTQMLVRVFTLGLPIGLTTLSEVGLFAASSLMMGWLGTIPLAAHGIAIQLASLTFMVHLGLSNVATIRAGNAYGRRDVPHMKRGAVIVTGLSLVFALITMVGFVGWPEPLISVFMQEDEPARVEILTIGTGLLVMAALFQLVDGAQVVALGLLRGVQDTKIPMVMAAISYWVVGMPCSYFLGFTLGFGAMGIWAGLVAGLGVAGLLLNARFWGVTVKSLAG from the coding sequence ATGACCAAAGTAATGACCAACCGCAATCACGTCCGGGCGATCTTGACGCTTGGCCTGCCGCTGATCGGCGGACATTTGGCACAGATGGCCATCGGGGTGACCGATACGGTCATGCTGGGTTGGTATTCGGTTGAGGCGTTGGCGGCGGTGGTGCTGGGCAGTACCTATTTCTTCGTGCTGTTCATCTTCGGTTCGGGCTTTGCCATGGCGGTGATGCCACTGGTCGCGGCCTATGATGCCGAGGATGATGAGATCGGGCTGCGCCGCGCCACGCGCATGGGGCTGTGGCTGTCGGTGGGTTTCGCGTTGATCGCGCTGCCTGCGATGATCTGGTCGCCTGCGGTGCTGGACCTGCTGGGGCAGGGGCCGAACCTTGCCGATACAGCGGGCGATTACCTCAAAGTCGCAGGCTGGGGCATCGTGCCTGCACTGCTGGTCATGGTGCTGAAATCCTACCTCGCCGCTTTGGAACGCACGCAGGTCGTGCTGTGGATCACCCTGCTGGCCGCGGGGGTAAATGCGCTGGCGAATTACGCGCTGATCTTCGGCAACTGGGGCGCGCCCGAGCTTGGCGTGATGGGCGCGGCGGTGGCCTCGGTCACCACGCAGTTCGTCTCGCTGATCGGGGTGGTGATCTATGTGCTGATCGCCCTGCCGCAACACAGCCTGTTCGTGCGGCTGTGGCGGGTTGATACGCAGATGCTGGTGCGGGTCTTTACGCTGGGTCTGCCGATTGGTCTGACGACGCTGAGCGAAGTTGGTCTGTTTGCGGCCTCTTCGTTGATGATGGGCTGGCTGGGGACGATCCCGCTGGCCGCGCATGGCATCGCGATCCAACTCGCCTCTCTGACCTTCATGGTGCATCTGGGGCTGAGCAATGTCGCCACGATCCGCGCGGGAAATGCCTATGGCCGCCGGGATGTGCCGCATATGAAACGCGGCGCGGTGATCGTGACGGGGCTGTCGCTGGTCTTTGCGCTGATCACTATGGTCGGTTTTGTCGGCTGGCCCGAGCCGTTGATCTCGGTCTTTATGCAGGAGGATGAGCCTGCGCGGGTTGAGATCCTTACCATCGGCACTGGGCTGTTGGTGATGGCGGCTCTGTTCCAACTGGTCGACGGGGCGCAGGTGGTGGCGCTTGGCCTGCTGCGCGGGGTTCAAGATACCAAGATCCCGATGGTGATGGCCGCAATCAGCTATTGGGTTGTTGGTATGCCATGTTCCTATTTCCTTGGCTTCACGCTGGGGTTCGGAGCAATGGGGATTTGGGCTGGTTTGGTTGCCGGGCTGGGCGTTGCGGGCCTGTTGCTCAACGCGCGGTTCTGGGGCGTCACGGTCAAGTCGCTGGCCGGATAA
- a CDS encoding DUF1194 domain-containing protein yields MAAAQAAPCRLALLLALDVSSSVDPEEDRLQRGGLAATLRAPSVARAFFASDTAVALAAYEWSGEAHQQIVLDWTLIDHPAALTRAADIIETSLRSESSLPTAMGHALRFGATLFDGAPACDARVIDMAGDGQNNEGFGPKTAYRAAHFSEISVNGLVVNAADFEGELGLIAFYKSQVRMGWGPS; encoded by the coding sequence ATGGCCGCAGCGCAGGCGGCACCCTGTCGTCTTGCGCTGTTACTGGCGCTGGATGTCTCCTCCTCTGTTGATCCCGAGGAGGACCGGTTGCAACGCGGCGGGCTGGCTGCGACACTGCGCGCGCCCTCGGTTGCTCGGGCGTTTTTTGCCAGCGACACGGCTGTGGCACTTGCAGCCTATGAATGGTCCGGCGAAGCGCATCAGCAGATCGTGCTGGATTGGACGCTGATCGACCACCCCGCCGCCCTCACCCGCGCCGCTGACATTATTGAGACCAGCTTGCGGAGCGAAAGCAGCCTGCCCACCGCGATGGGCCACGCTTTGCGGTTTGGTGCGACGTTATTTGACGGCGCGCCTGCCTGCGATGCCCGGGTGATCGATATGGCAGGCGATGGGCAGAACAACGAAGGTTTCGGGCCAAAAACGGCCTATCGCGCGGCGCATTTTTCGGAGATCTCCGTAAACGGACTTGTCGTGAATGCTGCAGATTTCGAAGGGGAACTTGGCCTCATTGCCTTTTACAAATCCCAAGTGCGCATGGGCTGGGGGCCTTCATGA
- a CDS encoding VOC family protein encodes MPIKYLHTMVRVKDLDASIAFYKLLGLVERRRIDNEGGRFTLVFLCPPGMDDGHADVELTYNWDGDDELPSDSRHFGHLAYTVENIYETCQMLQDNGVTINRPPRDGRMAFVRSPDNISVELLQEGDALPAQEPWASMENTGHW; translated from the coding sequence ATGCCCATTAAATACCTGCACACCATGGTGCGCGTGAAGGATCTTGACGCCTCTATCGCATTTTACAAACTTCTGGGCCTTGTTGAGCGGCGCCGTATCGACAACGAAGGGGGCCGCTTCACGTTGGTCTTCCTCTGCCCGCCGGGCATGGACGATGGCCATGCAGATGTTGAGCTGACCTACAACTGGGACGGCGATGATGAATTGCCCAGCGACAGCCGCCATTTCGGCCATCTCGCCTATACGGTCGAGAATATCTATGAGACCTGCCAGATGCTGCAAGACAACGGCGTAACGATCAACCGCCCACCGCGCGACGGGCGTATGGCTTTTGTGCGCTCGCCCGACAATATCTCGGTAGAGTTGCTGCAAGAGGGCGATGCCCTCCCCGCGCAGGAGCCTTGGGCCAGCATGGAGAACACCGGTCATTGGTAA
- a CDS encoding DUF1194 domain-containing protein → MIRAALAFCLALNSAAGAEAACRQALALGLDVSGSVDAREYRLQIGGLADALNDPRVRQALLMLPGHHVDLLVFEWSGSGDQAVILPWTTLSDTATLDVAIGRLRATQRREASPGTALGAAMQLGARLLTERANCQKHTLDISGDGISNFGPRPRDVRDGLATLSFGPLGLTINGLVIGADDPASGDSRQAEIGALASYYRAEVMLGPEAFVQTSLGFEDYARAMAEKLLRELDGMVFSQLTPPAPMDQ, encoded by the coding sequence ATGATCCGCGCGGCGCTTGCTTTCTGTCTCGCGCTCAACAGCGCGGCTGGGGCCGAGGCCGCCTGTCGGCAGGCGCTCGCTCTGGGACTAGACGTTTCCGGCTCAGTTGATGCGCGGGAATATCGGTTGCAGATCGGCGGCTTGGCCGATGCGCTGAACGACCCCCGGGTGCGGCAGGCTCTCCTCATGCTGCCGGGGCATCACGTTGATCTTCTGGTTTTCGAATGGAGCGGATCGGGTGATCAGGCCGTGATCCTGCCTTGGACAACGCTGAGCGATACCGCCACGCTTGACGTAGCCATTGGCCGCTTGCGCGCTACCCAGCGGCGAGAGGCTTCGCCCGGTACGGCCCTTGGCGCGGCTATGCAACTTGGCGCGCGACTGCTCACAGAGCGGGCCAATTGCCAGAAACACACGCTCGACATCTCCGGCGATGGCATCTCCAACTTCGGCCCCCGCCCCCGTGATGTGCGTGACGGTCTAGCGACGCTCTCCTTTGGTCCGCTCGGGCTGACCATCAATGGTCTGGTGATCGGTGCGGATGATCCCGCTTCTGGCGACAGCCGACAGGCCGAGATTGGCGCGCTAGCATCCTACTACCGGGCTGAGGTGATGCTTGGCCCCGAGGCTTTCGTGCAAACCTCGCTGGGGTTCGAGGATTACGCGCGCGCCATGGCCGAGAAACTGCTGCGGGAATTGGACGGGATGGTGTTTTCCCAACTCACACCGCCTGCCCCTATGGATCAGTAG
- a CDS encoding pyridoxal phosphate-dependent aminotransferase, which yields MELLSATLDRVKPSPTIAVTTKAAELKAAGRDIIALGAGEPDFDTPQNIKDAAVAAINAGKTKYTAVDGIPELKQAICAKFKRDNRLNYTPSQISVGTGGKQILYNALRATMNPGEEVVIPAPYWVSYPDMVLLAGGTPVIAPATLENNFKLTPEALEEAITPKTKWFIFNSPSNPTGAGYSRDELKALTDVLMRHPHVWVMSDDMYEHLAYDGFAFCTPAEVEPALYDRTLTVNGVSKAYAMTGWRIGYAAGPEKLIGAMRKIQSQSTSNPCTISQWAAVEALNGTQDYIAENNEMFVRRRNLVVEMLSAIPGVTCPTPEGAFYVYPSISGLIGKTSAAGTKITDDETFATALLEETGVAVVFGAAFGLSPNFRVSYATSDEALKEACTRIQTFCAGLM from the coding sequence ATGGAACTGCTGTCCGCGACCCTTGATCGGGTCAAACCGTCGCCCACCATCGCCGTCACCACCAAGGCCGCAGAACTCAAGGCCGCGGGGCGCGACATTATCGCGCTTGGCGCAGGGGAGCCGGATTTTGATACGCCGCAGAACATCAAGGACGCTGCAGTGGCCGCGATCAACGCGGGCAAGACGAAATACACAGCCGTCGACGGCATTCCCGAGTTGAAACAGGCGATCTGCGCCAAATTCAAACGCGACAACAGGCTGAACTATACGCCGTCGCAGATCAGCGTCGGGACGGGGGGCAAGCAAATCCTCTACAACGCGCTGAGGGCCACGATGAACCCCGGCGAAGAAGTCGTGATCCCCGCGCCCTATTGGGTCAGCTACCCCGATATGGTGCTGCTTGCAGGCGGCACCCCGGTGATTGCGCCTGCGACGTTGGAAAACAACTTCAAGCTCACCCCAGAGGCGCTGGAAGAGGCGATCACGCCGAAAACCAAATGGTTCATCTTCAACTCGCCCTCGAACCCCACCGGGGCGGGCTACAGCCGGGACGAGTTGAAGGCGCTGACGGACGTGCTGATGCGCCACCCGCATGTCTGGGTGATGAGTGACGACATGTACGAGCACCTCGCCTATGACGGCTTCGCGTTCTGCACCCCGGCTGAGGTCGAACCCGCGCTTTACGACCGCACGCTGACCGTCAATGGCGTCTCCAAAGCCTATGCCATGACCGGCTGGCGCATCGGCTATGCCGCAGGCCCGGAGAAGCTGATCGGCGCGATGCGCAAGATACAGTCGCAAAGCACCTCCAACCCCTGCACCATCAGCCAATGGGCGGCGGTCGAGGCGCTGAACGGCACGCAGGATTACATTGCCGAGAATAACGAGATGTTCGTGCGCCGCCGCAATCTTGTGGTCGAGATGCTCAGCGCCATCCCCGGCGTCACTTGCCCCACGCCCGAAGGGGCCTTCTACGTCTACCCCTCCATCTCGGGGCTGATCGGCAAGACGTCGGCGGCGGGCACCAAAATCACAGATGATGAGACTTTCGCCACCGCCCTGCTGGAGGAAACCGGTGTTGCGGTCGTTTTTGGCGCGGCCTTCGGTCTTTCGCCAAATTTCCGCGTCAGCTACGCTACGTCTGACGAGGCGTTGAAAGAGGCATGCACCCGCATCCAGACCTTCTGCGCCGGGCTGATGTAA
- a CDS encoding cytochrome P450 produces MFDLSAPPAGFVENPFPHYDRLLRETPVLPQPDGSVLICRHADLNAIYRDTTLYISDKKLAFAPKFGPGSPLFEHHTTSLVFNDPPLHTRVRRIMTSALTPKALARMEPGLIGTVDNLLEGLGPTPDLIEDYASCIPVQIIGNLLDVPMEERGPLRDWSLAILGALEPTLSDAELEAGHRAVREFKAYLLDLIARRRAAPGDPETDVLTRLIAGDDGGQLTEIELIQNCIFILNAGHETTTNLIGSALALLHDHPDQKARLLAAPELISPCIEEVLRFRSPNQFGNRETTAAVTLGEVEIAAGSNLHLCIGAANRDPEVFDRPTEFDIARRPNRHLAFAGGPHVCVGLTLARMEGKIALHRFLNRYPHYEISDTRRGGGRIRFHGYAMLPARLS; encoded by the coding sequence ATGTTTGATCTCTCTGCACCCCCTGCGGGTTTTGTCGAAAACCCGTTCCCGCATTATGACCGTCTACTGCGCGAAACACCTGTACTGCCGCAGCCCGATGGCTCTGTGCTGATCTGCCGCCACGCAGACTTGAACGCGATCTACCGTGACACGACGCTCTATATCTCGGATAAAAAGCTGGCCTTCGCCCCGAAATTCGGCCCCGGCAGCCCTTTGTTCGAGCATCACACGACCAGTCTCGTCTTCAACGACCCGCCGTTGCACACCCGCGTGCGGCGGATCATGACCTCGGCCCTGACGCCCAAGGCGCTGGCGCGGATGGAGCCGGGGTTGATCGGCACCGTGGACAATCTGCTCGAAGGGCTCGGCCCGACGCCCGATCTGATCGAAGACTATGCCAGCTGCATCCCGGTGCAGATCATCGGCAATCTACTGGACGTGCCAATGGAAGAGCGCGGCCCGCTGCGGGACTGGTCATTGGCGATCCTCGGCGCGCTGGAGCCCACTTTGAGCGACGCGGAACTTGAGGCGGGCCATAGGGCAGTGCGCGAGTTCAAAGCCTATCTGCTAGACCTTATCGCGCGCCGACGAGCAGCGCCGGGCGATCCAGAGACCGACGTGCTGACGCGATTGATCGCCGGGGATGATGGTGGCCAGTTGACTGAAATCGAATTGATCCAGAACTGCATCTTCATCCTCAACGCGGGTCATGAGACGACGACCAACCTGATCGGCAGCGCCCTCGCGCTGCTGCACGACCACCCGGATCAAAAGGCGCGGCTTCTGGCCGCTCCTGAGTTGATCAGCCCCTGTATTGAAGAGGTGCTGCGCTTCCGCTCTCCCAACCAATTCGGCAACCGTGAAACCACCGCTGCTGTGACGCTGGGTGAGGTTGAGATTGCGGCTGGTAGCAACCTGCACCTTTGCATCGGGGCTGCCAACCGCGACCCGGAAGTCTTTGATCGCCCCACAGAATTTGACATCGCGCGCAGACCCAACCGGCATCTGGCCTTTGCCGGTGGCCCGCATGTTTGCGTGGGTCTCACCTTGGCACGAATGGAGGGAAAGATCGCCTTGCATCGTTTTCTGAACCGCTACCCGCACTACGAGATCAGCGATACGCGAAGGGGCGGGGGACGCATTCGTTTCCACGGCTATGCGATGCTTCCTGCCCGATTAAGTTAG
- a CDS encoding succinate dehydrogenase assembly factor 2 — MPEIHEHRLKRLQMRSMRRGIKEMDLILSAYAEARLPQMDDAGLTLYDQMLNENDHDLYLWVSGQAEAPADYAALVADIRGQLAETRA, encoded by the coding sequence ATGCCTGAAATCCATGAACACCGGTTGAAACGCCTGCAAATGCGCTCCATGCGCCGGGGCATCAAGGAAATGGACCTGATCCTATCGGCCTATGCCGAGGCGCGATTGCCGCAGATGGATGACGCGGGCCTTACGCTTTATGATCAGATGCTGAATGAGAACGATCACGACCTCTATCTTTGGGTCAGCGGGCAAGCCGAAGCCCCCGCCGACTATGCGGCATTGGTCGCGGATATTCGCGGACAATTGGCCGAGACACGGGCTTAA
- a CDS encoding thymidylate synthase — MKQYHDALREVLEQGVTSTDRTGTGTISHFGMQQRYRMADGFPLVTTKKLHLRSIVHELLWFLAGDTNIAYLKENGVSIWNEWADENGDLGPVYGHQWRRFPMVGEPMPQPDGTVLHQAGQVDQITKLIDAIRKTPDSRRLIVSAWNPGEVDQMALPPCHTLWQVRIAGGKLHLQLYQRSADMFLGVPFNIASYALLLEMLAHVTGYAPGDFVHTMGDAHIYSNHVEQVQTQLARTPKPLPKLRINRKVSSIFDFRYEDFTFEGYDPDPAIKAPVAV, encoded by the coding sequence GTGAAACAGTACCATGATGCGCTGCGCGAAGTGCTGGAGCAGGGGGTGACCTCGACCGACCGCACCGGGACGGGGACGATCTCGCATTTCGGGATGCAACAGCGCTACCGGATGGCCGATGGTTTTCCGTTGGTCACAACCAAGAAGCTGCATCTGAGATCCATCGTGCATGAGCTTTTGTGGTTCCTCGCGGGCGACACGAATATTGCCTATCTAAAGGAAAACGGCGTCTCCATCTGGAACGAATGGGCGGATGAGAACGGCGACCTCGGCCCGGTCTATGGCCATCAATGGCGGCGTTTTCCAATGGTGGGCGAACCCATGCCGCAGCCCGATGGCACGGTGCTGCATCAAGCAGGTCAAGTCGATCAGATCACCAAACTCATTGACGCGATCCGCAAGACCCCCGACAGCCGCCGCCTGATCGTCTCGGCGTGGAACCCCGGTGAGGTGGATCAGATGGCGCTGCCGCCCTGCCATACGCTGTGGCAAGTGCGCATCGCGGGCGGCAAGCTGCATTTGCAGCTTTACCAACGCTCTGCGGATATGTTCCTCGGCGTGCCGTTTAACATCGCCTCCTACGCGCTGCTGCTAGAGATGCTGGCGCATGTGACCGGCTACGCGCCCGGTGATTTCGTGCATACGATGGGCGACGCGCATATCTATTCCAACCATGTAGAGCAGGTGCAGACCCAGCTTGCCCGCACGCCCAAGCCACTGCCGAAGCTGCGGATCAACCGCAAGGTCAGCTCGATCTTCGATTTCCGCTATGAGGATTTCACCTTCGAAGGCTACGATCCCGATCCCGCGATCAAAGCGCCGGTAGCGGTCTGA
- a CDS encoding cold-shock protein — translation MPTGTVKWFNTTKGYGFIAPESGGNDVFVHISAVERSGLTSLADDQKVSYELTEGRDGRQMATELALL, via the coding sequence ATGCCAACTGGCACCGTGAAATGGTTTAACACCACTAAAGGCTACGGGTTCATCGCTCCCGAGAGCGGCGGTAACGATGTATTCGTTCATATTTCGGCGGTCGAACGCTCAGGCTTGACCAGCTTGGCAGACGACCAAAAGGTCAGCTATGAACTGACCGAAGGGCGCGACGGTCGACAAATGGCCACCGAACTCGCCCTGCTCTAG
- a CDS encoding dihydrofolate reductase, whose amino-acid sequence MLSLVVARARNGAIGKEGDIPWSLPEDLRFFQRETTGGAIIMGRRTWESLPFKPLKNRLNCVVSSADIDGVHVVRDPHEALGYCAAEGYRRVYGIGGEGIYRALLPLADRLLVTEVDLEIDGADAFFPEFDPEEWIELGNLCLRATGPRAVAREWLRRC is encoded by the coding sequence ATGCTGAGCCTGGTCGTCGCCCGCGCCCGCAACGGAGCCATCGGCAAAGAGGGCGACATCCCTTGGTCGCTGCCTGAAGACCTGAGGTTCTTCCAACGCGAAACCACGGGCGGTGCCATTATCATGGGGCGTCGCACATGGGAGAGCCTGCCGTTTAAGCCATTGAAAAATCGCCTGAACTGCGTGGTCTCCAGCGCCGATATTGATGGTGTCCACGTGGTGCGCGACCCGCATGAGGCCTTGGGCTATTGCGCGGCAGAGGGCTACCGCCGCGTTTACGGCATTGGCGGCGAGGGGATTTACCGCGCGCTTCTGCCCTTAGCGGATCGGCTCTTGGTAACCGAAGTCGATCTGGAGATCGACGGCGCGGACGCGTTTTTTCCTGAGTTCGACCCCGAAGAATGGATTGAACTGGGAAATCTCTGTCTGCGTGCAACCGGACCTCGCGCCGTCGCGCGAGAGTGGCTGCGTCGCTGCTGA
- a CDS encoding helix-turn-helix domain-containing protein: MTDEIDWYGPEAATFGDRVAAAREQTGMTQAMLAKRLGVRLATLRGWEEDLSEPRANRLSMLAGLLNVSMMWLINGEGEGVDAPEAGETARRVDLEEVLADMRALRTDLLKKAETVGKLEKRIRRLMTEPADA; the protein is encoded by the coding sequence ATGACCGACGAGATTGACTGGTACGGCCCCGAGGCCGCCACCTTTGGCGACCGGGTCGCGGCGGCCCGCGAACAGACTGGCATGACACAGGCGATGCTGGCCAAACGGCTCGGCGTGCGTCTGGCGACTTTGCGAGGCTGGGAAGAAGACCTGTCCGAGCCGCGCGCCAACCGGCTTTCGATGCTGGCGGGGCTGCTCAATGTCTCCATGATGTGGCTGATCAATGGCGAAGGCGAAGGCGTCGATGCCCCCGAAGCGGGTGAAACCGCCCGCCGGGTTGATCTCGAAGAGGTGCTGGCCGACATGCGCGCCCTGCGCACCGACCTGCTGAAAAAAGCCGAGACTGTCGGCAAATTGGAAAAGCGCATTCGGCGCCTTATGACGGAGCCCGCAGATGCCTGA
- a CDS encoding MarR family winged helix-turn-helix transcriptional regulator — MSIQDPARQPMAVKGFMVGYLESLSLVERLHRLLLDVIKDEFERVGVLEINAVQALLLFNIGDNEVTAGELKSRGYYQGSNVSYNLKKLVEMGYMHHQRCEIDRRSVRVRLTEKGRYIRDVVSELFSRHADGMESKGVLGDAGIEDITRSLKRMERYWTDQIRYIY, encoded by the coding sequence ATGAGCATTCAAGACCCCGCCAGGCAGCCGATGGCCGTGAAAGGTTTCATGGTCGGCTACCTTGAATCCCTGTCTTTGGTAGAGCGTTTACACCGCCTGCTGCTGGACGTGATCAAGGATGAATTTGAACGCGTCGGCGTGTTGGAGATTAATGCGGTGCAAGCGCTGCTTTTGTTCAACATCGGCGATAATGAGGTAACCGCGGGCGAGTTGAAAAGCCGTGGTTACTATCAGGGCAGCAATGTCAGCTATAACCTCAAGAAACTCGTTGAGATGGGCTATATGCACCATCAGCGCTGTGAGATTGATCGCCGGTCGGTCCGTGTTCGGTTGACGGAAAAGGGGCGCTATATCCGCGATGTCGTTTCAGAACTTTTCTCGCGTCACGCGGACGGGATGGAGAGTAAGGGCGTATTGGGGGACGCGGGGATTGAGGATATCACCCGCTCACTCAAACGGATGGAACGCTATTGGACGGACCAAATTCGCTATATCTACTGA